A genomic region of Glycine max cultivar Williams 82 chromosome 15, Glycine_max_v4.0, whole genome shotgun sequence contains the following coding sequences:
- the LOC100801775 gene encoding lysine-specific demethylase JMJ18 isoform X2: MEQLKLAADSEAKEDKSLGHKPKNNNALESSDSLRNKKISARWDPVEACRPIIEEAPVFYPTIEEFEDTLSYIGKIRPLAEPHGICRIVPPACWAPPCPLKEKDLWENTEFPTRIQQIDLLQNREPMRKKSRGRKRKRRKHSKTGTCRRKPANAASEAKNASESEEKFGFQSGSDFTLKDFQQYANFFKECYFGLRDANGDRIVSESDHQKRWEPSEEEIEGEYWRIIEQPTDEVYYGADLETGALGSGFPKAASLTKSESDQYAQSGWNLNNFARLPGSVLSYEGSDISGVLVPWLYVGMCFSSFCWHVEDHHLYSLNYLHWGDPKVWYGVPGSHAAALEKVMRKHLPDLFEEQPNLLNDLVTQFSPSILKSEGVPVYRTVQHSGEFVITFPRAYHAGFNCGFNCAEAVNVAPIDWLMHGQNAVELYRLQCRKTSLSHDKLLFGSALEAVRALAELALGKETPKSLKWGSVCGKDGDLTKAVKARIKMEEERLDCLPNHLKLLKMNSDFDLYKERECFSCFYDLHLSAMGCECSPDRYSCLKHANLFCLCGLEKRFVLLRYTISELNKLLEALEGESHAIEVWANKNFGMISANANEVCLDKPDLEKDMYKIKNCEEMESSTGFAGTKDRSNLNAPSSPNSHITSEIVQSEAHPVTSSAAYESIDSHNDNNNDKKLITDNKDKVDQAGSLDLNLDVISGENENHLLHIAGKHHSKGVLVEEKVCCSETKQEEDNMELCGEGNLSNSFSVLKTDFSSCSRGVRNYCTFDGGKIEMDLQMDSDSGNQHNNLFERKAIDTTHTSISLTDESCLVQMFGTSVKLVSLGSAVYGKLWCSKHTLYPKGFKTRVNFFSILDPTRICTYISEVIDAGFLGPLFKVTMEECPSEAFTDTSADNCWESVLKRLHHEIMRQRSLGELELPLLELLKSINGHRMFGFLLPSIIQAIEAQDPSHLCVEYWNHKVAPSGSVVDNFTYGSSGIIINTKNFGIDLIKQEKEDILEEMKLILQRASPDELSTMHKLLSSDAQCCEWRVALIALMDEIRNARQ; this comes from the exons ATGGAGCAGTTGAAATTGGCGGCAGATTCTGAAGCCAAAGAG GATAAGTCTTTGGGACACAAGCCAAAAAATAACAATGCCCTTGAGTCTTCTGACAGTCTGAGAAATAAAAAG ATATCAGCTCGATGGGATCCGGTTGAAGCATGTCGGCCTATAATTGAAGAAGCACCTGTTTTTTATCCGACTATTGAA gAATTTGAAGACACGCTTAGTTACATAGGAAAGATACGACCCCTAGCTGAACCCCATGGCATATGTAGGATCGTTCCTCCAGCTTGCTGGGCTCCACCCTGTCCTCTTAAGGAGAAAGATCTATGGGAAAATACTGAATTTCCCACTCGTATTCAACAAATTGATTTGCTTCAAAATAGGGAACCTATGAGGAAAAAAAGTAGGGGAAGGAAGCGAAAACGTAGAAAGCACTCCAAAACAGGCACATGTAGGAGGAAGCCTGCCAATGCAGCTTCTGAAGCTAAGAATGCTTCTGAGTCTGAAGAGAAATTCGGATTTCAATCAGGGTCAGACTTCACGCTTAAAGACTTTCAGCAATatgctaatttttttaaggaatgcTACTTTGGGTTGAGAGATGCTAATGGAGACAGAATAGTGAGTGAAAGTGACCATCAAAAGAGATGGGAGCCCTCTGAGGAGGAAATTGAAGGTGAATACTGGCGAATAATTGAGCAACCAACTGATGAG GTGTATTATGGAGCTGACTTGGAAACTGGAGCACTTGGAAGTGGTTTTCCCAAGGCCGCATCATTAACTAAGAGTGAGTCAGATCAATATGCCCAGTCTGGCTGGAATCTGAATAATTTTGCCCGACTGCCAGGTTCTGTACTAAGTTATGAAGGAAGTGATATATCAGGAGTTCTAGTGCCATGGCTGTATGTTGGCATGTGTTTTTCATCATTTTGCTGG CATGTTGAGGACCATCACCTCTATTCACTAAACTATTTGCATTGGGGTGACCCAAAAGTATGGTATGGAGTACCTGGAAGCCATGCTGCAGCCTTGGAAAAAGTAATGAGGAAGCACTTGCCTGATTTATTTGAGGAACAACCAAATCTACTCAATGATCTG GTTACCCAGTTTTCTCCTTCAATTCTTAAATCTGAGGGAGTGCCTGTGTATCGCACAGTTCAGCATTCTGGGGAATTTGTTATTACCTTTCCCAGGGCATATCATGCTGGCTTCAATTGTGGCTTCAACTGTGCAGAGGCAGTGAATGTGGCTCCTATTGATTGGTTAATGCATGGACAAAATGCTGTCGAGCTTTACAGGTTACAATGCCGTAAGACATCCTTGTCACATGACAAGCTGTTATTTGGGTCAGCACTGGAAGCTGTACGAGCCCTTGCAGAGCTAGCTCTTGGAAAGGAAACTCCAAAAAGTTTGAAATGGGGAAGTGTTTGTGGGAAAGATGGAGATCTTACCAAGGCAGTTAAG GCAAGGATAAAGATGGAAGAAGAAAGGCTAGACTGTCTTCCAAATCATCTTAAGTTGCTGAAGATGAACAGTGATTTTGATTTGTACAAGGAAAGAGAATGCTTCTCTTGCTTCTATGACTTGCACCTATCAGCTATGGGTTGTGAGTGCTCCCCTGACAGATATTCTTGTCTTAAGCATGCTAATTTGTTCTGCTTGTGTGGATTGGAGAAAAGATTTGTTCTGCTTCGATATACTATAAGTGAACTAAATAAATTGCTTGAAGCATTAGAAGGAGAATCACATGCTATTGAGGTGTGGGCAAATAAAAACTTTGGAATGATTTCTGCCAATGCCAATGAGGTTTGCTTAGATAAACCAGACCTTGAGAAAGACATGTACAAAATCAAGAATTGTGAAGAAATGGAAAGCTCAACTGGCTTTGCAGGAACCAAGGATAGGTCAAATTTAAATGCACCTAGCAGTCCTAATAGTCATATTACTTCAGAGATAGTGCAGTCTGAGGCTCACCCTGTAACTTCAAGTGCAGCATATGAAAGTATAGATAgtcataatgataataataatgataaaaagttGATCACAGACAACAAAGATAAAGTGGATCAGGCTGGTTCTCTGGATTTGAATCTTGATGTTATCTCtggtgaaaatgaaaatcattTGCTGCATATTGCTGGTAAGCATCATAGTAAAGGTGTTTTAGTAGAGGAAAAAGTGTGCTGTTCAGAAACCAAACAGGAAGAAGACAACATGGAACTTTGTGGTGAGGGTAACTTATCAAACTCGTTTTCTGTTCTAAAGACAGATTTTTCATCATGTTCAAGGGGTGTTCGTAATTATTGTACATTTGATGGTGGAAAAATTGAGATGGATCTGCAAATGGATTCTGATTCTGGAAATCAGCACAACAATCTATTTGAAAGGAAAGCCATAGACACCACACATACTAGTATATCTTTGACAGACGAAAGCTGCTTAGTGCAAATGTTTGGTACTTCTGTAAAGCTTGTAAGTTTGGGATCTGCTGTTTATGGAAAGCTCTGGTGCAGTAAGCACACACTATACCCAAAAG GATTCAAGACTCGAGTTAATTTCTTTAGCATTCTTGATCCAACAAGAATCTGTACCTATATTTCTGAAGTCATTGATGCTGGTTTTCTTGGACCTCTTTTCAAG GTTACCATGGAAGAATGTCCAAGTGAGGCTTTCACAGATACCTCAGCAGATAATTGCTGGGAATCAGTTCTGAAGAGATTACATCATGAAATCATGAGGCAAAGGAGTCTAGGTGAACTAGAACTTCCTCTCTTAGAGCTCCTGAAAAGCATTAATGGTCATAGAATGTTTGGCTTCCTTTTACCATCTATTATTCAG GCCATCGAAGCTCAAGATCCCAGCCATCTGTGTGTAGAGTACTGGAATCACAAAGTTGCCCCTTCTGGCAGTGTTGTTGATAACTTCACATATGGTTCCAGTGGTATTATTATCAATACCAAAAATTTTGGTATTGATTTGATTAAGCAGGAAAAAGAGGACATCCTTGAAGAGATGAAATTAATACTGCAAAGGGCAAGTCCTGATGAGTTAAGCACAATGCATAAGTTACTCAGCTCTGATGCACAGTGCTGTGAGTGGAGAGTGGCATTGATAGCGCTGATGGATGAGATCCGAAACGCTCGTCAATAA
- the LOC100801775 gene encoding lysine-specific demethylase JMJ18 isoform X1 codes for MEQLKLAADSEAKEDKSLGHKPKNNNALESSDSLRNKKISARWDPVEACRPIIEEAPVFYPTIEEFEDTLSYIGKIRPLAEPHGICRIVPPACWAPPCPLKEKDLWENTEFPTRIQQIDLLQNREPMRKKSRGRKRKRRKHSKTGTCRRKPANAASEAKNASESEEKFGFQSGSDFTLKDFQQYANFFKECYFGLRDANGDRIVSESDHQKRWEPSEEEIEGEYWRIIEQPTDEVEVYYGADLETGALGSGFPKAASLTKSESDQYAQSGWNLNNFARLPGSVLSYEGSDISGVLVPWLYVGMCFSSFCWHVEDHHLYSLNYLHWGDPKVWYGVPGSHAAALEKVMRKHLPDLFEEQPNLLNDLVTQFSPSILKSEGVPVYRTVQHSGEFVITFPRAYHAGFNCGFNCAEAVNVAPIDWLMHGQNAVELYRLQCRKTSLSHDKLLFGSALEAVRALAELALGKETPKSLKWGSVCGKDGDLTKAVKARIKMEEERLDCLPNHLKLLKMNSDFDLYKERECFSCFYDLHLSAMGCECSPDRYSCLKHANLFCLCGLEKRFVLLRYTISELNKLLEALEGESHAIEVWANKNFGMISANANEVCLDKPDLEKDMYKIKNCEEMESSTGFAGTKDRSNLNAPSSPNSHITSEIVQSEAHPVTSSAAYESIDSHNDNNNDKKLITDNKDKVDQAGSLDLNLDVISGENENHLLHIAGKHHSKGVLVEEKVCCSETKQEEDNMELCGEGNLSNSFSVLKTDFSSCSRGVRNYCTFDGGKIEMDLQMDSDSGNQHNNLFERKAIDTTHTSISLTDESCLVQMFGTSVKLVSLGSAVYGKLWCSKHTLYPKGFKTRVNFFSILDPTRICTYISEVIDAGFLGPLFKVTMEECPSEAFTDTSADNCWESVLKRLHHEIMRQRSLGELELPLLELLKSINGHRMFGFLLPSIIQAIEAQDPSHLCVEYWNHKVAPSGSVVDNFTYGSSGIIINTKNFGIDLIKQEKEDILEEMKLILQRASPDELSTMHKLLSSDAQCCEWRVALIALMDEIRNARQ; via the exons ATGGAGCAGTTGAAATTGGCGGCAGATTCTGAAGCCAAAGAG GATAAGTCTTTGGGACACAAGCCAAAAAATAACAATGCCCTTGAGTCTTCTGACAGTCTGAGAAATAAAAAG ATATCAGCTCGATGGGATCCGGTTGAAGCATGTCGGCCTATAATTGAAGAAGCACCTGTTTTTTATCCGACTATTGAA gAATTTGAAGACACGCTTAGTTACATAGGAAAGATACGACCCCTAGCTGAACCCCATGGCATATGTAGGATCGTTCCTCCAGCTTGCTGGGCTCCACCCTGTCCTCTTAAGGAGAAAGATCTATGGGAAAATACTGAATTTCCCACTCGTATTCAACAAATTGATTTGCTTCAAAATAGGGAACCTATGAGGAAAAAAAGTAGGGGAAGGAAGCGAAAACGTAGAAAGCACTCCAAAACAGGCACATGTAGGAGGAAGCCTGCCAATGCAGCTTCTGAAGCTAAGAATGCTTCTGAGTCTGAAGAGAAATTCGGATTTCAATCAGGGTCAGACTTCACGCTTAAAGACTTTCAGCAATatgctaatttttttaaggaatgcTACTTTGGGTTGAGAGATGCTAATGGAGACAGAATAGTGAGTGAAAGTGACCATCAAAAGAGATGGGAGCCCTCTGAGGAGGAAATTGAAGGTGAATACTGGCGAATAATTGAGCAACCAACTGATGAGGTTGAG GTGTATTATGGAGCTGACTTGGAAACTGGAGCACTTGGAAGTGGTTTTCCCAAGGCCGCATCATTAACTAAGAGTGAGTCAGATCAATATGCCCAGTCTGGCTGGAATCTGAATAATTTTGCCCGACTGCCAGGTTCTGTACTAAGTTATGAAGGAAGTGATATATCAGGAGTTCTAGTGCCATGGCTGTATGTTGGCATGTGTTTTTCATCATTTTGCTGG CATGTTGAGGACCATCACCTCTATTCACTAAACTATTTGCATTGGGGTGACCCAAAAGTATGGTATGGAGTACCTGGAAGCCATGCTGCAGCCTTGGAAAAAGTAATGAGGAAGCACTTGCCTGATTTATTTGAGGAACAACCAAATCTACTCAATGATCTG GTTACCCAGTTTTCTCCTTCAATTCTTAAATCTGAGGGAGTGCCTGTGTATCGCACAGTTCAGCATTCTGGGGAATTTGTTATTACCTTTCCCAGGGCATATCATGCTGGCTTCAATTGTGGCTTCAACTGTGCAGAGGCAGTGAATGTGGCTCCTATTGATTGGTTAATGCATGGACAAAATGCTGTCGAGCTTTACAGGTTACAATGCCGTAAGACATCCTTGTCACATGACAAGCTGTTATTTGGGTCAGCACTGGAAGCTGTACGAGCCCTTGCAGAGCTAGCTCTTGGAAAGGAAACTCCAAAAAGTTTGAAATGGGGAAGTGTTTGTGGGAAAGATGGAGATCTTACCAAGGCAGTTAAG GCAAGGATAAAGATGGAAGAAGAAAGGCTAGACTGTCTTCCAAATCATCTTAAGTTGCTGAAGATGAACAGTGATTTTGATTTGTACAAGGAAAGAGAATGCTTCTCTTGCTTCTATGACTTGCACCTATCAGCTATGGGTTGTGAGTGCTCCCCTGACAGATATTCTTGTCTTAAGCATGCTAATTTGTTCTGCTTGTGTGGATTGGAGAAAAGATTTGTTCTGCTTCGATATACTATAAGTGAACTAAATAAATTGCTTGAAGCATTAGAAGGAGAATCACATGCTATTGAGGTGTGGGCAAATAAAAACTTTGGAATGATTTCTGCCAATGCCAATGAGGTTTGCTTAGATAAACCAGACCTTGAGAAAGACATGTACAAAATCAAGAATTGTGAAGAAATGGAAAGCTCAACTGGCTTTGCAGGAACCAAGGATAGGTCAAATTTAAATGCACCTAGCAGTCCTAATAGTCATATTACTTCAGAGATAGTGCAGTCTGAGGCTCACCCTGTAACTTCAAGTGCAGCATATGAAAGTATAGATAgtcataatgataataataatgataaaaagttGATCACAGACAACAAAGATAAAGTGGATCAGGCTGGTTCTCTGGATTTGAATCTTGATGTTATCTCtggtgaaaatgaaaatcattTGCTGCATATTGCTGGTAAGCATCATAGTAAAGGTGTTTTAGTAGAGGAAAAAGTGTGCTGTTCAGAAACCAAACAGGAAGAAGACAACATGGAACTTTGTGGTGAGGGTAACTTATCAAACTCGTTTTCTGTTCTAAAGACAGATTTTTCATCATGTTCAAGGGGTGTTCGTAATTATTGTACATTTGATGGTGGAAAAATTGAGATGGATCTGCAAATGGATTCTGATTCTGGAAATCAGCACAACAATCTATTTGAAAGGAAAGCCATAGACACCACACATACTAGTATATCTTTGACAGACGAAAGCTGCTTAGTGCAAATGTTTGGTACTTCTGTAAAGCTTGTAAGTTTGGGATCTGCTGTTTATGGAAAGCTCTGGTGCAGTAAGCACACACTATACCCAAAAG GATTCAAGACTCGAGTTAATTTCTTTAGCATTCTTGATCCAACAAGAATCTGTACCTATATTTCTGAAGTCATTGATGCTGGTTTTCTTGGACCTCTTTTCAAG GTTACCATGGAAGAATGTCCAAGTGAGGCTTTCACAGATACCTCAGCAGATAATTGCTGGGAATCAGTTCTGAAGAGATTACATCATGAAATCATGAGGCAAAGGAGTCTAGGTGAACTAGAACTTCCTCTCTTAGAGCTCCTGAAAAGCATTAATGGTCATAGAATGTTTGGCTTCCTTTTACCATCTATTATTCAG GCCATCGAAGCTCAAGATCCCAGCCATCTGTGTGTAGAGTACTGGAATCACAAAGTTGCCCCTTCTGGCAGTGTTGTTGATAACTTCACATATGGTTCCAGTGGTATTATTATCAATACCAAAAATTTTGGTATTGATTTGATTAAGCAGGAAAAAGAGGACATCCTTGAAGAGATGAAATTAATACTGCAAAGGGCAAGTCCTGATGAGTTAAGCACAATGCATAAGTTACTCAGCTCTGATGCACAGTGCTGTGAGTGGAGAGTGGCATTGATAGCGCTGATGGATGAGATCCGAAACGCTCGTCAATAA
- the LOC112999593 gene encoding elastin-like, translated as MTMNQQTSRDDASWLDLGAPTGGARGPSNVSNGAGAVCFLLFFVFFFDLGAETSVLGATTGVGVVGVSAGGELTGTSAGGELTGVTAGGVAAGGVVAGGVVTGGVVARAGAAALDRGDATMGDETRGFAIAALGDEAGGDEVGEATGAVDFGLEGVVVGNAINTFF; from the exons ATGACCATGAACCAACAAACATCCA GAGATGACGCATCCTGGCTTGATCTCGGAGCTCCTACCGGAGGAGCGAGAGGGCCAAGCAATGTCAGCAACGGTGCTGGTGCAGTGTGCTTCTTactcttcttcgtcttcttcttcgACTTGGGAGCAGAAACCTCAGTGTTGGGTGCTACCACGGGTGTCGGAGTTGTCGGTGTCAGTGCAGGGGGAGAGCTCACCGGAACTAGCGCTGGCGGCGAGCTCACAGGTGTCACAGCAGGAGGTGTAGCCGCAGGAGGAGTGGTCGCGGGAGGTGTGGTCACCGGAGGAGTGGTTGCTAGAGCTGGAGCAGCAGCTTTAGACAGAGGAGATGCTACCATGGGAGATGAAACAAGAGGGTTTGCGATTGCAGCATTGGGGGATGAAGCTGGTGGAGATGAAGTGGGAGAAGCAACAGGCGCAGTTGATTTTGGTTTAGAAGGGGTTGTGGTTGGGAATGCtatcaacacttttttttaa